Proteins encoded within one genomic window of Candidatus Neomarinimicrobiota bacterium:
- a CDS encoding glycosyltransferase family 2 protein, whose amino-acid sequence MIDIPRLFLDFFNHVVLAYFFILNTVYLILNSISFISLRRYARSMRVLQVDELINIAGALPITLIAPAYNEGSTIVESTRSLLALKYPDFEIITVNDGSKDDTLKHVIENFDMIQVSRAPIASLKTAEVKAVYRSRKHYNLWLIDKENGGKADALNCGLNYARTPLFCAIDSDSLLERDSLTRIVRPFLENKETIAAGGIIRIANGCDVRGGEVKNIKLPKNQLARFQVMEYLRAFLAGRMGWDTIKLTFIISGAFGIFKRGIAIAAGGYHTQTVGEDMELVVRLHRYCIENSIPYHITFIPDPVAWTECPESMKILGRQRDRWQRGLIEVLFRHKKMLMNPRYGRIGMLAYPYFFFLEMCGPLVEVPGYLLFLISWATGNLSTMYVSAFFILAFIFGVNLSIFAVGLEELTFKRYGRFRDLLNLFWLAVIENFGYRQLTTYWRARGTWSFFRKVKSWGAMERKGFQTIEADRNKKS is encoded by the coding sequence ATGATTGATATACCCCGTCTGTTTCTGGATTTTTTCAACCATGTGGTTCTTGCTTACTTTTTTATTTTGAATACGGTATATCTTATTTTAAACAGTATTTCTTTTATATCCCTTCGCAGATATGCCCGGAGTATGCGGGTTTTACAGGTGGATGAATTGATCAACATTGCCGGGGCTCTGCCTATTACCCTTATTGCTCCGGCATATAATGAAGGTTCAACCATTGTTGAATCCACACGATCCCTGCTGGCTCTGAAATATCCGGACTTTGAAATTATTACTGTTAATGACGGGTCTAAGGATGATACCTTAAAACATGTCATCGAGAATTTCGACATGATCCAGGTTTCCAGAGCTCCTATTGCTTCCCTGAAAACCGCCGAAGTCAAAGCGGTTTACAGAAGCCGGAAACATTATAATCTTTGGCTGATTGACAAGGAAAACGGCGGGAAGGCCGATGCCCTCAATTGTGGCTTGAATTATGCCAGAACACCCCTCTTTTGTGCTATAGATTCGGACAGTCTGCTTGAACGGGATTCCCTGACACGTATCGTACGGCCCTTTTTGGAAAATAAAGAAACCATTGCTGCCGGAGGAATTATCCGGATTGCCAATGGCTGTGATGTACGGGGAGGCGAAGTAAAAAATATCAAACTCCCGAAAAATCAACTGGCTCGTTTTCAGGTGATGGAATATTTAAGAGCTTTTCTGGCGGGACGCATGGGGTGGGATACTATTAAACTAACTTTTATTATATCCGGTGCCTTCGGGATTTTCAAACGGGGCATTGCCATTGCTGCCGGGGGATATCACACTCAAACTGTCGGTGAAGATATGGAACTGGTAGTTCGTCTTCATCGCTATTGTATTGAAAATAGCATTCCCTATCACATTACCTTTATTCCCGATCCTGTCGCCTGGACCGAGTGTCCTGAATCTATGAAAATATTGGGACGGCAGAGAGATCGCTGGCAACGGGGATTGATAGAAGTCCTGTTCCGCCACAAAAAAATGTTGATGAATCCCCGATACGGCCGGATCGGAATGCTGGCTTATCCCTATTTCTTTTTTCTGGAAATGTGCGGTCCCCTGGTTGAAGTCCCGGGGTATCTCCTCTTCCTCATCTCATGGGCAACGGGAAATTTGTCCACCATGTATGTCTCCGCTTTTTTCATTCTGGCCTTTATTTTTGGAGTAAATCTGAGCATTTTTGCCGTGGGACTCGAAGAGCTTACATTCAAACGCTACGGGCGATTCAGGGATCTGCTGAATTTGTTTTGGCTGGCTGTTATTGAGAATTTTGGATATCGCCAGCTTACCACCTATTGGCGTGCCCGGGGAACCTGGTCTTTTTTCCGTAAAGTCAAATCGTGGGGAGCCATGGAACGAAAAGGATTCCAAACCATCGAAGCAGACAGGAATAAAAAGTCATGA
- a CDS encoding YaiO family outer membrane beta-barrel protein: MKNHLMYKLNSLLITFPKSIPNDLKPSISTLTLTLTLFLIPTFSLAQDFPPESRELKGLVYQELFSNAREAIRNDSLPQAEKILNFLLENFPGDADGQLMRGRVLAWQGKYIDAEKDLLEVTRNTPEYTDAWYALTDLYFWTDRLDKAKKSCEMCLKQEPDTPGFYIKYARILIGLRLYPKARQALLKGLELGADPLDVNPFLDEINRIQNPLTWEGGVALDYQTFSTEKSDWFGMIQNVKRDFKNQTLMVEAGQYWRYDRTDQQLSGEIYADVWQNAFWNVRFSAAFQQVFLPDFDIYSELYQGFAGKWEGAVAYRMMNFPDDDIHIPALAVALYQGSYYFRYKFNYIIDNPNNKVFHYFSARYYYGSVDDYVEFSYGYGRDLDQISQEIPVDDSHVLTLKGQHLLHRQWIFQWMINHQYNPNEENQRGGRIGLFFRW; encoded by the coding sequence ATGAAAAATCATCTTATGTATAAATTGAACTCACTACTTATCACTTTCCCGAAATCCATTCCCAATGATCTTAAACCCTCAATCTCAACCTTAACCTTAACCTTAACCTTATTCTTAATCCCAACCTTTTCCCTCGCCCAGGATTTTCCTCCCGAAAGTCGTGAATTAAAGGGATTGGTTTATCAGGAGCTTTTTAGCAATGCCCGGGAAGCCATCCGGAATGACAGTCTGCCACAAGCGGAAAAGATTCTCAATTTTCTTCTGGAAAATTTCCCCGGAGATGCAGATGGCCAACTTATGCGGGGACGGGTTTTGGCGTGGCAGGGGAAATACATAGATGCCGAGAAGGATCTTCTGGAGGTGACCCGGAATACACCGGAATATACAGATGCCTGGTATGCCCTAACGGATCTCTATTTTTGGACGGACAGGCTGGATAAAGCTAAAAAAAGTTGCGAAATGTGCCTGAAACAAGAACCGGATACACCGGGATTTTATATCAAATATGCACGGATTTTAATCGGACTTCGGCTGTATCCCAAAGCAAGACAGGCTTTGTTAAAAGGACTGGAACTGGGAGCTGATCCCCTGGATGTAAATCCGTTCCTGGATGAAATCAACCGGATTCAGAATCCGTTGACCTGGGAAGGCGGTGTTGCCCTGGACTACCAAACATTCTCAACTGAAAAATCAGACTGGTTTGGAATGATTCAGAATGTTAAACGGGATTTTAAAAATCAAACACTGATGGTTGAAGCCGGACAATATTGGCGCTATGACAGGACAGATCAGCAGCTAAGTGGCGAAATCTATGCAGATGTCTGGCAGAATGCTTTCTGGAACGTCCGGTTTTCTGCTGCTTTTCAACAAGTTTTCCTTCCGGATTTCGATATCTACAGTGAACTGTACCAGGGATTTGCCGGGAAATGGGAGGGTGCTGTAGCATACAGGATGATGAATTTTCCAGATGATGATATTCATATTCCTGCTCTGGCTGTGGCACTTTATCAGGGATCTTATTATTTTAGATATAAATTTAACTATATTATTGATAATCCCAACAACAAAGTATTTCACTATTTTTCAGCCCGGTATTACTATGGGAGTGTCGATGATTATGTTGAATTCTCCTATGGATATGGACGGGATCTGGATCAGATATCTCAGGAAATTCCGGTAGACGATTCTCATGTTTTAACGTTGAAAGGCCAACATTTGCTTCATCGCCAATGGATTTTCCAATGGATGATCAACCACCAGTATAATCCCAACGAAGAAAATCAGAGAGGAGGACGGATTGGACTCTTCTTTAGGTGGTAA